In the Aristaeella hokkaidonensis genome, CAGAATAGTTAAGTGAAAAGCAGCCGCCCTTCGGGGCGGCTCTTTTACACTTAACTATTAACTCTGCACTCTTCACTTTTCACTCATCACTCTTAACTCATCACTCTTAACTCATCACTTGCCTGCCTCCGGCAGGCTTTTTCAATTCAAAAGAACAGCTTCCGCTCCGGAAGCTGTTCTCCCCACCATTATTAAGTTATTGAGGAGTCATCCGTGCTTTAGCACGGCTAATGACTCCCATGCTACAGTCGTCCATTTCTGCAAGCCATAGGCGCCGCAGAAATGGATTACGACGATCGCAAAGTTTTCATTTTTCAGTATTCATTACATAAAAAAGAATGGTGCTTTATGCACCATTCTTTTTTGTATTAATTAGACAATTCCCTGAGCGTTCATCGCGTCGACAACCTTTTCGAAACCGGCGATGTTCGCGCCGACCACGTAGTTGCCTTCGAAGCCGTACTTCTTGGCAGCGTTGTCGATGTTGTGGAAGATGTTCGCCATGATGCCCTGCAGCTTCTGGTCAACTTCTTCGAAGGACCAGCTCAGGCGCTCGCTGTTCTGGGACATTTCCAGAGCGGAGGTGGCCACGCCGCCGGCGTTGGCAGCCTTGCCGGGCAGGAAGACCACGCCGTTTGCCTGCAGGTAATCGGTCGCTTCCTGGGTGGTGGGCATGTTCGCGCCTTCAGCAACAACCTTCACGCCGTTGGCAACCAGGGCCTTGGCATCATCCAGGTTCAGTTCGTTCTGGGTCGCGCAGGGCAGAGCGATGTCAGCCTTCACGGACCAGACGCCGCGGCCTTCATGATATTCGGCGTTGGGGCGATAGTTCTTGTACTCGCTCAGGCGGGCACGCTTGACTTCCTTGATCTCCTTCAGGGCAGCCAGATCGATACCTTCGGCATCGTACACCCAGCCGGTGGAGTCAGAGCAGGTCACGGGCTTGCCGCCCAGCTGATAAGCCTTTTCGATGGCGTAGGTCGCCACGTTGCCGGCACCGGACACGATCACGGTCTTGCCCTGCAGGCTGTCGCCCTTGCTCTTCAGCATTTCCTGGGTGATGTACAGCAGGCCGTAGCCGGTCGCTTCTTTCCGGGCCAGGGAGCCGCCGTAGCTCAGTCCCTTACCGGTCAGCACGCCTTCGTATACGCCGCGGATCCGCTTGTACTGTCCAAACATATAACCGATTTCACGGGCACCGGTTCCGATATCACCGGCGGGCACGTCAGTGTCAGCACCGATGTACTTGCACAGTTCGGTCATGAAGCTCTGGCAGAAAGCCATCACTTCGCGATCGCTCTTACCCTTGGGGTCAAAGTCGCTGCCGCCCTTGCCGCCGCCGATGGGCAGGCCGGTCAGGGAATTCTTGAAAATCTGTTCGAAGCCCAGGAATTTGATGATGCCCAGGTTTACGGACGGATGCAGACGAATGCCTCCCTTGTAGGGTCCGATGGCGCTGCTGTACTGCACACGGTAGCCGGTGTTCACCTGAACCTGTCCCTTGTCATCCACCCACGGCACGCGGAACTTCAGCTGCCGTTCCGGATTGACCAGACGCTCCAGCAGGGCGTCCTTGCGGAACTTTTCTTCATTGGCATCCACCACGGGGCGCAGGGAGTTCAGCACTTCCTTGGCAGCCTGATGGAATTCGGGCTCGTTGGGATTTTCCCGGACAACGCGTTCAATGACCTCATCAACGTAAGACATGTGAATCGAAACCTCCTTTGGTTTTGCTTATGTTCTGATAGAACAAAGCGCCTTTAACACACACTGTTAAAGACGCCCTTGCCTTTACGGGAGAAAGTGTATGCCTGCCCGGCGCCTTTGTCAATGCGCCGGAAGGTCGTTTTCCGTATTAATCCTGTTTTTTTGTCATTCAGCTTTTTCCGCTGAAGGCGTGTACTCCGCATCCATCCAGGCTGTGCGTTCAGCAATCCACTTCTTCAGGTAGACCACCGCCCTCTCAAAGCTCCCTCCGGATCCGGGACCTGTCGCGTCCCGGCTGACGTTCCATCTGGTATAGTTCATCTTCACTGAAGCGTCGATCCGATCCGCGTACTCATCCAGGGAACGGACTTCCCCTTCCGTTTCGGCCTCTTTATCGCCCAGCAACACCGCAGTTGCGGAACGGAAGGTCTTCGCCCAGATCTCCCCGACCTTCTGCCTGAAAGCCATGTGATTGTACAGCAGCCAGTACAGATTGCCGTTTCTCCGGTAAGCCGTCAGGTACTTTCCTGTCGGAGGGTATCCCCTGTCATTCATATTACCGAAGCAAAGGTCATAGTCCCAGGAAGGCCCTGCGTAAATCAGCGGATCATTCAGGTCCGAATCCTTGTACAGGAACTGGCTTCCGCCGGTAAAGTCATAGTTCTTGGTCCATTCCTCAATCAGGAACCGCTGGGCAAAAGAGGTTACATCCAGGTATTCCTCATAGGACTTTCCAGTTTCTGGTTCAATCCCGTCCTTTGCCAGGAGGGCCTTGTGCATTTCTGTTATCCGTGCAAACAGGTATTCCGCCTGACCCCGGCTGGGATAAGTCGGTTCCTTGATCCGGATGTTCAGTTCTTCCTTTGTCCGGAACCCAGCCAGCACGTAATTCTTCATCCTGGCCTTTTTTTCAATGGTCAGGATGTATCCGCCGGTAACATCCTCCGGATCCTTTATGTCGGGATAGCTCCGGATCAGCGGATACGCGGATGACTTTTCCGTGATGATCGGTCCGGCGTTGAACGGTTCACTGTTAACCTTTTCCGTCGCCTTTTCCAGGTTGGCGATGTCAATCCTGTCCCCGCCGATCTGGATCTTTTCCGTGATCAGATATAGTCCCTGATAGTTCCCGTTGATCCATACGTCTGCCTGGACGCAGTCCACAGCATTCTTCAGCCCGATTTCCCGGCTCATATCCAGCACGATCTGATTCCGCAGCAGGCTGACGTCCACCCAGTTGGCAAGCAGCACCCAGGTTTTCCCTTTCCCCATGCCACTGAGGGATGCCTTTTCTCCCAGTTTGATTTGATACGGTTTCTTGCTGTACCGGAATGAATTGTTTCCCCGGCCCTTCAGCTGTTCCAGCGTACCGTCATAGGTAACCGTTCCGTCTGCTTCTATATAGGCGGCATGACCTTCCGTGATCACGTTTTTCTTGCTGTTATTGACTTTTTTCAGTTTCTCTCCGTCAACCTGAAGCAGCAGTGCGGGAATGTCCGATCCCTGCATGATGGTCAGCATGCCGCGGTTTTCACCGCCGCCGTCCAGCACCTGGATCTTCTGTCCGTTCAGCCCGGACAGGTCGGTTTCCCGCCCTGCCACTGCTTCTGTTCGATCATCACCCAGCAGGATGGTTTCCGAGCCTTCCAGCTCCAGCGATATCTTTGTCAGGTCCCAGCATCCCGGCAGGAAAAGCGTCATCTCTCCCCGCTTCCACCGGGCCGTCACCTTTTCACCGCTCACAGACGGACAGCTTGCTGTCAGCGTTCTTTCCCGCACAGCAAAAGCGTTCCCAGTGAATAGCAGCAGAAACAGGATCCCCGTCACGGCGATCCTGACAATTTTTCTGATGGTATTCTTCATACCTTCATTCCTTCCTGCTGCTTCCTGCCTGGACATTATATCATTATTCATCCTTCACTAAAAGAAAATACAGAATCATAGATTCTGTATTTTCCTTATAAACTCTTTCACCCGTTCTTCCTCCGGGTTTTCAAAGAATTGTTTTGACGGAGCGGTTTCCACAACCTTCCCGCCTTCCATAAACATGACCTTGTTGGACACATTCCGGGCGAAATCCATTTCGTGGGTGACCACCAGCATCGTCATCCCGTCCTCCGCCAGTTTCCGCATCACAGCCAGCACCTCGCCGATCAGTTCAGGATCCAGCGCGCTGGTCGGCTCGTCAAAGTAGATGATTTCGGGATTCGTCGCCATTGCACGGGCAATCGCCACCCGCTGCTGCTGTCCGCCGGAAAGCTGGTTGGGATAATTCTGCAGCTTATCCGCCATGCCCACCTTTTCCAGCATTTCCAGGGCAACAGCCTCTGCTTTCTTCTTATCCATTCCCATTCCGGAGGTCAGTCCCAGCGTCACATTCTGCAGCACCGTCTTATTCAGGAACAGATTGTAATTCTGGAAAACAAAGGCCGTTTTCCTTCTCAGCCGGGCTATATCCCTTTTTCCCGTGCTGTGCAGGTCAAACTTTTCCCCGTCAAACGTCATGCTCCCGCTGTCCGCGGTTTCCAGATAATTCAGGCAGCGCAGGAAAGTAGTCTTTCCTGAGCCGCTGGGGCCGAGAATGGCTACTACGTCACCTTTCTCCACGTCCAGGCTGATACCGTCAAGTACCGTCAGTCCGCCGAAGCTTTTCTTCACATCTCTGATTTCCAGCATCATGCGCGGACACCTCCATAGCTGCCGAGCTTTTTCTCTCCACGGTGTTGCAGCCAGGTCAGGATCGTGCAGAAGATCAGGTAAATCAACGCTGCTTCAATGTACAGCGCCAGCGGCTCATAAACCCGCCCGTTAATCACCTGTGCCTGACGGAAAAGTTCCATGACCGTGATCGTCGCTGCCATGGATGTTTCCTTCAGCATGGCAATCATAGAGTTGGACAAAGCCGGGAAGGCGGTCCGCATTGCCTGGGGTAGCACCACATGCCACATAATCTTCGGCCAGCTCATTCCCACGCAGTAGCCGGCTTCCAGCTGGCCTGCGCTCACGCTTTCCAGGGTCCCGCGGATCGTTTCAGCCATGTATGCGGCTTCATTCAGTCCCAGGACAATAACCGCCGACGGAAACGCGTCCAGCACAATACCGATCTTGGGCAGTCCGTAGAAAACAATATAAAGCTGCACCAGCAGCGGTGTGCCGCGGGTAATCCAGATGTAAAACCGGCAGAGCTGGCGGATTCCCTTCACCCTGGCATACTGAATCAGGGCCACGCCCAGCGCCACTGTCAGTGCAAGTGCAAAAGACAGGATGGTCAGCGGAATGGTCACCTTGATTCCGTATTCCAGCATTTTCGGAAAGGAATCCGTTAGAATGCCCCAAAGTCTTTCAGTCATTGATTATCACCTGTATCGGCGTATGATTATTCTTCCTTTGTCAGGTCCCTGCCGAAATACTTGTTGCTCAGTTCTGCCAGCTTTCCGTTCTGCCGTGCCTCTTCCAGGATCCGGTTGATCTCCTCCATCAGGGTTTCGGTCCGTTCGCCCTTCTGCATGGGGATCGCCACCGGTTCACCGGCAACGCTCAGCACAACCTTGATCTGTGCTTCCGGATGTTCCGCCAGATAGGCATCCACGGAATCCTTCGCGTTCAGCGTAGCTTCCACGCGGCCCTGCTGCAGCATTTCCATGGTTTCACCCAGGGTGTCCACATAGACCACCTCGGCACCGGCTGCTTCAGAACGCATGGCATAAGTGGAGTTCGGGGAATTTGCGGTCTTCTTTCCTTTCAGATCGTCCAGGGACTTGATGTCCTCATTGTCCGCCCTGACTACCAGCACCATTTCTGTATAAACGTAAGGGGTGCTGAAGTTATAGCTTTCCGCCCGTTTTTCCGTATAACCCACACCGTTGCAGGCAATGTCAAAGCGTCCGGAATCCACACCGGCCAGGATGCCGTCCCATGCGGTTTCCATGTATTCCGGGGTTACGCCCAGTCCTTCCGCGATCAGGGCGCCGACCTCCACGTCAAAGCCGGTCAGTGTGCCGCTTTCATCGTGGTAGGTCCAGGGCTGCCAGGCACCTTCCATGGCGATCGTCAGGGTTCCCCTCGCCTGGATTTCCTCCAGGGCAGTTTCCGCCATTGCGGCAGAAGCAGTCAGCATAAACAGGGCCATCAATACAGCTACCAGCTTCTTCATTTTCGTTTTCTCCTTCATTATTCTTCTATGTTGTCCAGCAGCTTATGCAGCAGCCGGTACAGTTCATAGGTTTCCTCCTGCGGAAGGGTGATGCATCCTCCGATCTTTTCCGGAATGTCCTTCACCTGTTCACGCAGAGCCCAGCCCTTTTCTGTCAGGCAGATTGACACGCAGCGCTCGTCATCTTTGCAGCGGCACCGGGTCAGCAGGCCGCTCTCTTCCATCTTCTTGAGCATCGGGGTCATTGTGCCGCAGTCCAGGTACAGCCTGCTGCACAGTTCTCCGACTTTCTCCTTACCGGTTTCCCACAGAGCCAGCATCACGATGTACTGAGTATAGGTCAGGCCCAGCGGCTTCAGCAGCGGGCCGTAAGCATTGGTCACCTTCCGGGCGCAGGCATACAGCGGAAAACAGAGCTGGCTGTCCAGCTTCAGCTGGGGGTATTCTTCCCCGGGCTGCTTCCTGTTCTGATCGCTCATGGCTGTTGTTCCCTCCATCAAAGATTACCGTCGATCCACGCAGTCAGCTGCGGTTCCGGACGGAAGCCGATGCTCTGGTCAACAAACTCTCCGTTCTTCAGCAGCACGAGGCAGGGTACGGAATTCACCCGGTACTGCATCGCCAGCATCGGACTTTCATCCACGTCCACGCTGTAGAAACTGACCTTGTCGGCATACTTTTCGGAAATGTCTTCCAG is a window encoding:
- the gdhA gene encoding NADP-specific glutamate dehydrogenase — encoded protein: MSYVDEVIERVVRENPNEPEFHQAAKEVLNSLRPVVDANEEKFRKDALLERLVNPERQLKFRVPWVDDKGQVQVNTGYRVQYSSAIGPYKGGIRLHPSVNLGIIKFLGFEQIFKNSLTGLPIGGGKGGSDFDPKGKSDREVMAFCQSFMTELCKYIGADTDVPAGDIGTGAREIGYMFGQYKRIRGVYEGVLTGKGLSYGGSLARKEATGYGLLYITQEMLKSKGDSLQGKTVIVSGAGNVATYAIEKAYQLGGKPVTCSDSTGWVYDAEGIDLAALKEIKEVKRARLSEYKNYRPNAEYHEGRGVWSVKADIALPCATQNELNLDDAKALVANGVKVVAEGANMPTTQEATDYLQANGVVFLPGKAANAGGVATSALEMSQNSERLSWSFEEVDQKLQGIMANIFHNIDNAAKKYGFEGNYVVGANIAGFEKVVDAMNAQGIV
- a CDS encoding CotH kinase family protein — translated: MKNTIRKIVRIAVTGILFLLLFTGNAFAVRERTLTASCPSVSGEKVTARWKRGEMTLFLPGCWDLTKISLELEGSETILLGDDRTEAVAGRETDLSGLNGQKIQVLDGGGENRGMLTIMQGSDIPALLLQVDGEKLKKVNNSKKNVITEGHAAYIEADGTVTYDGTLEQLKGRGNNSFRYSKKPYQIKLGEKASLSGMGKGKTWVLLANWVDVSLLRNQIVLDMSREIGLKNAVDCVQADVWINGNYQGLYLITEKIQIGGDRIDIANLEKATEKVNSEPFNAGPIITEKSSAYPLIRSYPDIKDPEDVTGGYILTIEKKARMKNYVLAGFRTKEELNIRIKEPTYPSRGQAEYLFARITEMHKALLAKDGIEPETGKSYEEYLDVTSFAQRFLIEEWTKNYDFTGGSQFLYKDSDLNDPLIYAGPSWDYDLCFGNMNDRGYPPTGKYLTAYRRNGNLYWLLYNHMAFRQKVGEIWAKTFRSATAVLLGDKEAETEGEVRSLDEYADRIDASVKMNYTRWNVSRDATGPGSGGSFERAVVYLKKWIAERTAWMDAEYTPSAEKAE
- a CDS encoding amino acid ABC transporter ATP-binding protein, giving the protein MLEIRDVKKSFGGLTVLDGISLDVEKGDVVAILGPSGSGKTTFLRCLNYLETADSGSMTFDGEKFDLHSTGKRDIARLRRKTAFVFQNYNLFLNKTVLQNVTLGLTSGMGMDKKKAEAVALEMLEKVGMADKLQNYPNQLSGGQQQRVAIARAMATNPEIIYFDEPTSALDPELIGEVLAVMRKLAEDGMTMLVVTHEMDFARNVSNKVMFMEGGKVVETAPSKQFFENPEEERVKEFIRKIQNL
- a CDS encoding amino acid ABC transporter permease is translated as MTERLWGILTDSFPKMLEYGIKVTIPLTILSFALALTVALGVALIQYARVKGIRQLCRFYIWITRGTPLLVQLYIVFYGLPKIGIVLDAFPSAVIVLGLNEAAYMAETIRGTLESVSAGQLEAGYCVGMSWPKIMWHVVLPQAMRTAFPALSNSMIAMLKETSMAATITVMELFRQAQVINGRVYEPLALYIEAALIYLIFCTILTWLQHRGEKKLGSYGGVRA
- a CDS encoding transporter substrate-binding domain-containing protein, whose protein sequence is MKKLVAVLMALFMLTASAAMAETALEEIQARGTLTIAMEGAWQPWTYHDESGTLTGFDVEVGALIAEGLGVTPEYMETAWDGILAGVDSGRFDIACNGVGYTEKRAESYNFSTPYVYTEMVLVVRADNEDIKSLDDLKGKKTANSPNSTYAMRSEAAGAEVVYVDTLGETMEMLQQGRVEATLNAKDSVDAYLAEHPEAQIKVVLSVAGEPVAIPMQKGERTETLMEEINRILEEARQNGKLAELSNKYFGRDLTKEE
- a CDS encoding MarR family winged helix-turn-helix transcriptional regulator, with amino-acid sequence MSDQNRKQPGEEYPQLKLDSQLCFPLYACARKVTNAYGPLLKPLGLTYTQYIVMLALWETGKEKVGELCSRLYLDCGTMTPMLKKMEESGLLTRCRCKDDERCVSICLTEKGWALREQVKDIPEKIGGCITLPQEETYELYRLLHKLLDNIEE
- the trxA gene encoding thioredoxin — protein: MVKKVNTEEFQNEAMKAPVAVVDFNATWCGPCRMLAPVLEDISEKYADKVSFYSVDVDESPMLAMQYRVNSVPCLVLLKNGEFVDQSIGFRPEPQLTAWIDGNL